The sequence below is a genomic window from Brevibacillus laterosporus.
AAAATACCGCAAATAACTTCTGGGAGTGTCAGCATGAATATTATTGATATAAAAGTTCAAAAGCTACTTAAAAAACACAATTCAAACGATCCTAAAACAATAGCTTTTGAAAAGGGAGTAACGATTCTTTATGAAGAGTTAGGCAAAAACATCTGGGGCTATTTCACTAACAACAATCGCATCCCCATTATTCATATCAATAACAAGCTTGATGATTTCAAGACCTTATACACAATCGCCCATGAACTAGGGCATCACGTTCTACATCCTCAAACTAATACTCCTTTTTTACGGAGAAACACGCTTTTTTCTATTGATAAAATTGAACGCGAGGCCAACCAATTCGCCCTCCATTTATTAATAGGTGATAAAAAGATTGAATACGATGAAACCCTAACCAATTTCTTGCTAAGGTGTAATATACCAACGGATTTACACATTTTTTATTAACCTTGGATTACAAGTCTATTGGATTAGGTTTCTATACACAAAAAAAGAACATACGTTCTACGAAGAGGGTAATTAAAT
It includes:
- a CDS encoding ImmA/IrrE family metallo-endopeptidase, producing MNIIDIKVQKLLKKHNSNDPKTIAFEKGVTILYEELGKNIWGYFTNNNRIPIIHINNKLDDFKTLYTIAHELGHHVLHPQTNTPFLRRNTLFSIDKIEREANQFALHLLIGDKKIEYDETLTNFLLRCNIPTDLHIFY